Proteins encoded in a region of the Bactrocera tryoni isolate S06 chromosome 4, CSIRO_BtryS06_freeze2, whole genome shotgun sequence genome:
- the LOC120775739 gene encoding uncharacterized protein LOC120775739 isoform X2, which yields MFCRRCWINFSSNEMTVQCAGPCSRLFHDKCIGLSPSTSKKMHESKYLEWYCYDCRKLYRLQLYFEIAICDDYSLPVDFVKKRPSSFDPCLAEAIPTNPEHWIHPSPHTEFITLNERKEPQFQDLEALPPPPLSASLSTLPPNKTTLNILPSTHVSNSIQHSNQSEHTDLQALNNHSFQLKSHNQTNQTQSQPQPQFLLQPHPPLPTTVKHASIKLIEGYSDPKDSKRHKKQKQKRVKRRINKHQRPAHQISAAKDQKITKRFNCSSDSSGPKSSGDENNESIKVPELNSPDSISDDLVQALPSQLYRSPRKLVAAPSDTSKRNPSPYYYSDILKPKDNEIGPPDKDTKNKSRQSTVSEPPHLTHSSIDIGFYRKSTSLDIPEDKEHDNNQIEQDGSSAKPLLVSDIGSIDTPKRYSFTEEGVHIIRCDSPTTSTSEESDCSECQKRRQWHARALALVRKTCNIQPINAGVNTGTCIHQTAKLQVLPVAEDNSSMPPHKQFGPAICACVAPTVGDDIDEFFRPRSIFYVHPNGVHECPDCVPDISNFKSSIGNVFEENSETQLNCTIAEADDDEMSSRTRQLYETAFDCKIAKSDDDLDEVDRVTNHSVLFQPNSSTDAVIKPEPRPTKTTQVKSRLEGKRLKNSKNHAIQEKSSNSGGNASGNGSPLSTFPPEGDPPKDADYETHILKITAGIEKVLVSDQIDGQQTDLPSTSTSQLPIRGYTPSPPSTAPLPIKFPGKHDRFLMNSIKSAPNLPYSNPAHPRLRDLRLPLQSSLRQQHQHAVSVGTSNENSITDSAYVNPPSSTSRNIHNITQSHSSRGRNRPRSFVIESGRVLELRKSHVSHRHHVGNDGRRPHNYSSTESIATSSSGGSMESLRSSTSEGNRSTSSSESRNSTSLSSHSSESGSSSVALPLRAPIVVHSKLHILSPISDKSSQEPASELSEQNKTQHTSPEEITQIGQQLQTGSHTSTLNVEITKTLQQTSIDILKKKKLPANKTLLNLTDEIIGSDSGISLHSREDSKLSAGIQNFSLSKLNFPQSDKVNESSTSAAATAGHSCGVPKDLRDLPFDMPKLRRKKALQQEACTSGSATSVDLGELPFDMPKLRRRLRTNQTETGLLCHSTESSGLSQASSSHSMRDENKISLKLDGAIFRQNLTLNFNEPRPTNKFGSLDLRGLSSNNKELNLNIGKGFTSAVDLIDISIPLERQGWYHGAITRIEAENTLRPLNEGSFLVRNCESTKQDYSLSLKGAKGFMHMRIQRNESGQYILGQFSRPFEAVPDMIRHFCLNRLPVRGAEHMCLIEPVIVQLL from the exons atgttTTGTCGTCGGTGCTGGATAAACTTTTCATCAAATGAGATGACTGTACAATGTGCTGGACCATGTTCTCGTCTTTTCCACGACAAATGCATTGGGTTATCGCCTTCTACTAGTAAGAAAATGCACGAAAGCAAATATCTTGAGTGGTATTGTTATGATTGTCGGAAGCTATATCGTTTACAATTATATTTTGAG ATTGCCATCTGTGACGATTACAGTTTACCAGTTGATTTTGTTAAGAAACGGCCGTCCAGCTTTGATCCATGCTTAGCAGAAGCTATTCCAACCAATCCAGAGCATTGGATTCATCCTAGTCCACACACAGAATTT atTACGTTAAACGAAAGGAAAGAACCTCAATTTCAAGACTTGGAAGCACTACCACCTCCACCACTATCAGCATCTTTATCAACGTTACCGCCAAACAAGACCACTTTAAATATACTTCCATCTACACATGTTTCGAATAGCATACAACATTCTAATCAATCTGAACATACTGACCTACAAGCATTAAACAACCACtcttttcaattaaaatcacATAACCAGACAAATCAAACGCAATCGCAACCGCAACCGCAATTCCTTCTTCAACCACATCCTCCTCTTCCCACAACAGTAAAGCACGCATCGATTAAACTTATCGAAGGTTACTCAGATCCTAAAGATTCCAAGCGTCACAAGAAACAGAAACAAAAGAGAGTAAAGCGAAGGATAAACAAACATCAACGACCTGCGCATCAGATTAGCGCCGCTAAAGATCAAAAAATAACCAAGCGTTTTAATTGCAGTTCAG ATTCATCAGGTCCTAAGTCTTCGGGTGATGAAAATAATGAATCAATAAAAGTTCCTGAGCTTAATTCACCTGATAGCATTTCTGACGACCTTGTACAAGCATTACCTTCGCAATTATATCGAAGCCCTCGTAAATTGGTAGCTGCCCCATCAGATACTAGCAAAAGAAATCCGTCACCATATTACTACTCGGACATATTAAAACCCAAAGATAACGAGATAGGACCGCCCGATAAggatacaaaaaacaaaagccgTCAATCAACTGTGTCTGAACCACCGCATTTGACACATTCATCTATTGATATAGGTTTTTATCGTAAAAGTACAAGTCTTGACATACCAGAGGATAAAGAGCACGATAATAATCAGATTGAACAAGATGGAAGCTCTGCAAAGCCACTCTTAGTGTCAGACATTGGTTCTATTGATACACCAAAACGCTACTCATTTACTGAGGAGGGAGTACATATAATTCGTTGTGATTCGCCTACCACTTCAACTTCTGAAGAATCTGATTGTAGTGAATGTCAGAAGCGTAGACAGTGGCATGCAAGGGCTTTAGCTTTAGTTCGAAAAACATGTAATATTCAGCCAATTAACGCAGGTGTGAACACAGGAACTTGTATTCATCAGACTGCAAAATTACAGGTTCTGCCAGTTGCGGAAGACAATTCGTCGATGCCTCCTCATAAACAGTTCGGACCGGCAATCTGCGCCTGTGTTGCACCGACTGTTGGAGACGACATTGACGAATTCTTTCGACCACGTAGTATATTTTATGTCCATCCAAATGGCGTACATGAATGCCCTGACTGTGTACCAGACATAAGCAATTTCAAATCCTCTATTGGAAATGTGTTTGAAGAGAATAGTGAAACTCAATTAAATTGTACAATTGCTGAGGCAGACGACGACGAAATGTCTAGCCGAACACGACAATTGTATGAGACAGCGTTTGATTGTAAAATAGCTAAATCGGACGACGATCTTGACGAGGTTGATCGAGTTACAAACCACTCTGTATTATTTCAGCCGAACAGTAGTACTGATGCAGTCATAAAGCCTGAGCCTCGCCCTACAAAAACTACACAAGTGAAGTCTCGTCTCGAAGGTAAGaggttaaaaaattcaaagaatcaTGCCATACAAGAGAAAAGCAGCAACTCTGGCGGAAATGCCAGTGGAAATGGTTCGCCACTCTCGACTTTCCCTCCAGAAGGTGACCCTCCGAAAGATGCTGACTatgaaactcatattttaaaaataacagcaGGCATCGAGAAAGTACTTGTTAGCGATCAAATTGATGGCCAACAAACGGATTTACCATCGACTTCTACATCGCAATTACCTATTCGTGGATACACTCCATCTCCTCCGTCAACTGCTCCATTACCGATTAAATTTCCAGGAAAACATGACCGTTTTCTAATGAATAGTATAAAAAGTGCTCCGAACTTGCCATATTCTAATCCAGCTCATCCACGATTGCGAGACTTACGTCTTCCACTACAGTCTTCTTTGCGTCAACAACATCAACATGCTGTATCTGTGGGTACTAGTAATGAAAATAGCATTACAGATAGCGCATACGTTAATCCACCATCTTCAACTTCACGAAACATTCATAATATTACACAATCCCACAGTTCAAGAGGTCGGAACAGACCTCGCTCATTTGTTATTGAATCGGGACGAGTATTGGAACTAAGAAAAAGCCACGTCTCTCACCGCCACCATGTGGGAAATGACGGTCGCAGGCCACATAATTATTCCTCGACCGAAAGCATTGCCACATCGAGTAGTGGTGGCAGCATGGAATCTTTGCGGTCGAGTACCAGTGAAGGAAATAGAAGTACTTCCAGTTCAGAATCAAGGAACTCAACCTCGTTGAGTTCACATAGCTCTGAATCTGGTAGCTCGAGCGTTGCGCTCCCTTTGCGAGCACCTATTGTTGTCCACTCAAAATTACATATCTTAAGTCCAATATCAGACAAGTCTTCCCAAGAACCAGCTTCCGAATTGTCAGAACAAAATAAAACTCAACATACCTCCCCTGAGGAAATTACGCAAATTGGTCAACAGCTCCAAACAGGTTCCCACACTTCAACATTAAATGTTGAAATTACAAAAACCCTACAACAAACATCGATagatatattaaagaaaaagaagctgCCCGCAAACAAAACACTTCTCAATTTAACCGATGAAATTATTGGTTCGGACAGTGGCATTTCACTTCACTCGCGCGAAGACTCCAAATTGAGTGCtggtattcaaaattttagtctTTCAAAGCTTAACTTCCCACAGTCTGACAAAGTAAATGAGAGTAGCACCAGCGCAGCTGCGACTGCTGGCCATTCATGCGGGGTACCCAAAGACTTACGTGATTTACCTTTTGATATGCCAAAATTAAGACGAAAAAAAGCTCTGCAACAG GAAGCTTGTACATCCGGAAGTGCCACATCTGTGGATTTGGGCGAGTTACCATTTGACATGCCGAAACTGAGAAGACGACTTCGCACGAATCAAACAGAAACAGGGCTTTTGTGTCATAGTACTGAATCCAGCGGATTGTCACAAGCATCTTCTAGTCATTCAATGCGTGATGAAAACAAAATCTCCTTAAAGTTAg ACGGTGCTATCTTTCGACAAAACTTAACTTTAAACTTTAATGAACCGCGACCAACAAATAAATTCGGTAGTCTCGACTTACGAGGCCTTTCATCCAACAATAAAGAACTCAATCTTAACATAGGAAAAGGCTTTACATCGGCTGTCGATTTAATTGACATTTCCATACCACTTGAGCGCCAAGG tTGGTATCATGGAGCCATTACTCGCATCGAAGCAGAAAATACCTTACGGCCACTCAATGAAGGAAGTTTCCTTGTGCGTAACTGCGAATCCACCAAGCAAGACTATTCACTTTCACTTAA ggGTGCCAAAGGATTTATGCATATGCGTATCCAACGCAACGAATCAGGCCAATACATTTTAGGCCAGTTTAGTCGTCCATTTGAAGCTGTTCCCGATATGATCCGACATTTTTGCTTAAATCGCTTGCCAGTTCGTGGAGCCGAGCATATGTGCTTAATTGAGCCAGTCATAGTTCAGTTATTATAG